In the Phycisphaerales bacterium genome, one interval contains:
- a CDS encoding NAD-dependent epimerase/dehydratase family protein produces the protein MDITPQKTPGKPEQVLITGAGGEVGHGLLHAFVDSGAGQVSTLDLAQLPKTHASMVKRSYLGDIRDESLVSEIFATTEIDEVYHLAALLSSATEHAPAVGYDVNVTGSVGMIRQATQAAQQRDQSILFFFPSSIAVYGFSDLAHKTKSGQVDERVFHHPRTMYGCNKLAVENIGRYYALYHGRQGDVSSCPPGIDFRCLRFPGLISAATQPTGGTSDFIPEMLHAALRGEPYECFVRPDTRIPFMTMPDAINATLKYTAASSEQLTKSCYNVSAFNPSAEECVEMIKRHYPAAKVDFKVTPERQAIVDSWPESVDCSAAQNDWGFAPEHDLEKTFTEYIIPYFESYSGS, from the coding sequence ATGGATATCACACCACAGAAAACTCCGGGTAAGCCAGAGCAGGTACTGATTACCGGCGCTGGGGGCGAAGTCGGTCATGGTCTTTTGCACGCCTTTGTTGATTCGGGTGCGGGGCAGGTGAGTACGCTCGATCTCGCTCAGTTGCCGAAAACACATGCTTCGATGGTCAAGCGATCGTATTTAGGTGACATACGGGATGAGTCCCTTGTCAGCGAGATCTTCGCGACCACTGAAATCGATGAGGTGTATCACCTTGCAGCGCTCCTAAGTAGTGCTACTGAGCATGCGCCAGCTGTCGGCTATGACGTCAATGTCACAGGCAGCGTGGGTATGATTCGGCAGGCAACCCAAGCAGCTCAGCAGCGTGATCAATCAATACTCTTCTTTTTTCCGAGTTCGATTGCTGTGTACGGTTTTAGTGATCTTGCCCATAAAACAAAATCAGGACAGGTTGACGAACGCGTATTTCATCACCCGCGAACGATGTATGGGTGCAATAAATTGGCAGTTGAGAACATAGGTCGCTACTACGCGCTTTATCACGGTCGCCAAGGAGATGTCTCTTCGTGTCCGCCTGGCATTGATTTTCGATGCCTGCGTTTTCCAGGTCTCATCAGTGCGGCGACCCAGCCGACCGGCGGCACCAGCGATTTTATTCCTGAAATGCTCCATGCCGCATTAAGGGGTGAGCCGTACGAGTGTTTTGTGCGGCCAGACACGCGCATTCCATTTATGACCATGCCAGATGCAATTAATGCAACATTGAAGTATACGGCTGCATCATCAGAGCAGTTGACAAAGTCGTGTTACAACGTGTCTGCATTTAATCCTTCAGCCGAGGAGTGCGTTGAAATGATCAAGCGGCACTATCCAGCGGCGAAGGTTGATTTTAAGGTGACGCCTGAACGTCAGGCGATCGTTGATTCTTGGCCTGAATCGGTCGATTGTTCAGCGGCTCAAAATGATTGGGGCTTTGCTCCTGAGCATGATCTTGAAAAGACGTTCACCGAGTACATCATTCCTTACTTTGAATCATATTCAGGATCGTGA
- the folE gene encoding GTP cyclohydrolase I FolE, which produces MTTSASESQHKQATKARADAMDHVRGLLDFIGEDPTREGLIETPRRVLAAMQDHFRGYHEDPASFLSKSFTEVEGYQELVLISDIELHSHCEHHMVPFVGKAHVAYIPGDRIVGLSKLARVVDVYSHRLQVQEKLTAQIANTINDCLNPKGVAVILQCQHFCMCYRGVKKPGAWTTTSKLHGQFLNDASSRAELFTLLGLKRDIG; this is translated from the coding sequence ATGACTACTTCTGCAAGCGAAAGCCAACATAAACAAGCCACAAAGGCTCGTGCCGATGCGATGGACCATGTCCGCGGCCTCCTTGACTTCATCGGGGAAGATCCAACACGCGAAGGGTTAATCGAAACGCCCCGCCGTGTCCTGGCAGCCATGCAGGATCACTTTCGTGGATACCACGAAGACCCCGCAAGTTTTCTCAGCAAAAGCTTTACTGAGGTCGAAGGCTATCAAGAACTGGTCTTGATCTCTGACATCGAGTTACACAGCCACTGCGAACACCACATGGTGCCATTCGTAGGCAAGGCACATGTCGCCTATATCCCCGGCGATCGGATTGTTGGACTGTCCAAACTGGCGCGCGTCGTAGATGTCTATAGCCACCGACTCCAAGTCCAGGAAAAACTCACTGCACAGATCGCCAATACGATCAATGACTGCTTGAATCCCAAAGGCGTCGCGGTCATCCTGCAATGCCAACACTTCTGCATGTGCTATCGGGGCGTCAAGAAACCCGGCGCCTGGACAACAACGAGCAAACTGCATGGCCAGTTTCTGAATGATGCGTCGAGCCGCGCAGAGCTCTTCACCTTGCTTGGTCTTAAACGCGATATTGGCTGA
- a CDS encoding aminotransferase class I/II-fold pyridoxal phosphate-dependent enzyme — MSMTGLTGSDLFEQRSAKTLGHLEATGQLKKLQTIKGPMDPHIDLEGYGQVDCFCSNNYLGLANHPDVVAAGIEGMQHYGAGTASVRFICGTFEPHLVLEKRIAEFLGKEAAYSFVSCWTATEALLPTLCEPGDVIISDELNHACIIDAMRLAGVINKGLHKSIYKHSDMDSLRQSLIKGREIVADGGVLWVITDGVFSMEGDLAHLPAIRALCDEYGAMLAVDDSHGTGVMGATGRGTHEHFGMASDEIDLFTGTIGKALGGAAGGYLAGSQAAMEMIVQRARPTLFTNALPVSVACSANRAIELLMNDPGMVDRLRQNTARAREGIRSKGFEVIESPTAICPIIVGDTAKAIAMSNRLLELGVFVIGFGYPVVPEGTARLRVQISAAHTDAQIDNLIDKLSQLKDEMDG, encoded by the coding sequence ATGAGCATGACGGGATTGACCGGGTCTGATTTGTTTGAACAGCGTAGTGCGAAAACGCTTGGTCATCTTGAGGCGACTGGCCAGCTCAAAAAGCTGCAGACGATTAAGGGGCCCATGGATCCCCATATTGATCTGGAGGGATATGGCCAAGTTGATTGCTTCTGCTCCAATAATTACCTGGGACTTGCAAATCATCCTGACGTCGTCGCGGCAGGTATTGAAGGTATGCAGCATTATGGTGCCGGCACGGCTTCAGTGCGATTTATTTGCGGCACGTTTGAGCCACATTTGGTTCTTGAAAAGCGTATTGCTGAGTTTCTTGGCAAAGAAGCTGCTTATAGTTTTGTGTCTTGTTGGACCGCAACTGAAGCGCTGTTGCCAACGCTCTGTGAGCCCGGTGATGTGATTATTTCTGACGAGCTCAACCACGCTTGCATTATTGATGCAATGCGATTGGCCGGTGTTATTAATAAAGGCCTGCATAAATCAATCTATAAGCACAGTGATATGGACTCGCTCCGTCAGTCATTGATCAAGGGACGTGAAATCGTCGCTGACGGAGGCGTGCTCTGGGTTATTACTGATGGTGTCTTTTCGATGGAGGGTGATTTGGCTCACCTGCCAGCGATTCGGGCCTTGTGTGATGAGTACGGCGCGATGCTGGCCGTTGATGATTCTCATGGCACTGGCGTCATGGGCGCCACGGGGCGCGGTACGCATGAACACTTTGGTATGGCCAGTGATGAGATTGATCTGTTTACAGGCACTATCGGAAAAGCGCTCGGTGGTGCGGCGGGCGGCTATCTCGCAGGTTCGCAGGCTGCCATGGAAATGATTGTGCAGCGAGCCCGACCAACCTTGTTTACCAATGCGCTTCCAGTGTCAGTGGCTTGTAGCGCCAATCGCGCTATTGAATTGTTGATGAACGACCCTGGAATGGTTGACCGGCTTCGACAGAACACGGCTCGAGCTCGGGAGGGTATTCGAAGCAAAGGGTTTGAAGTCATTGAGTCGCCCACAGCTATTTGCCCCATTATTGTTGGCGATACAGCGAAGGCGATTGCGATGAGCAATCGTCTGCTTGAATTGGGCGTCTTTGTGATTGGGTTTGGGTATCCAGTTGTGCCTGAGGGCACGGCTCGTCTTCGTGTGCAAATTTCTGCTGCTCACACAGATGCGCAGATCGACAATTTGATCGACAAGCTCAGTCAACTCAAAGATGAAATGGATGGTTGA
- a CDS encoding radical SAM protein — protein sequence MPSLSKQPSLLGMTSQSFSATAADFSGHKDQAMASYRQAYRTGVLDPAITRSGILPLTQSMVDGQATKFLLETEDGLELESVVLPIQSRSGRERCTLCVSSQIGCAMGCTFCETAQMGRLRNCLPEEIIAQWYAATHFVGATITNIVFMGMGEPMDNFENVEAAIAILTDQNGPCIAPSRITVSTVGHIKGMTRYTAMAQTPGMGRLGLAVSLNAPNDTIRSQIMPLNKANNMTALHAAMLHWLGEKRRLLIEYVVIPTVNDQAAHAEEVAHYLSDLPRTTINVIPYNPRRNSPWPACSDQAVSQFATWLSEQGSKVMVRRHRGRQLMAACGQLGNTPATATAPLDHPFLDPALGSDQSHDQSDPSPPDRYQIHTG from the coding sequence ATGCCATCCCTGTCCAAACAGCCATCCCTCTTGGGAATGACCAGTCAAAGCTTCAGTGCGACGGCCGCTGACTTTAGTGGCCACAAAGACCAGGCCATGGCCAGCTATCGGCAGGCCTATCGAACAGGCGTACTGGACCCCGCAATAACACGTTCCGGCATTTTACCGCTCACCCAATCAATGGTTGATGGCCAAGCCACCAAGTTTTTGCTCGAAACAGAAGATGGGCTTGAACTCGAAAGCGTTGTCCTTCCAATCCAATCTCGCAGTGGCCGAGAACGGTGCACACTTTGCGTCTCAAGCCAGATCGGCTGCGCCATGGGATGCACGTTTTGCGAGACCGCTCAAATGGGTCGACTCCGCAACTGCTTACCAGAAGAGATCATCGCTCAGTGGTATGCCGCAACTCATTTTGTCGGCGCCACAATCACAAACATTGTCTTTATGGGCATGGGCGAACCAATGGATAACTTTGAGAATGTCGAGGCCGCCATTGCCATTCTGACTGATCAGAATGGCCCATGCATTGCCCCATCGCGCATCACGGTCTCAACAGTTGGCCACATTAAGGGCATGACTCGCTACACAGCGATGGCCCAAACCCCTGGCATGGGTCGCTTAGGCCTTGCTGTTTCACTCAACGCGCCAAATGACACCATTCGTAGCCAGATCATGCCCCTCAATAAAGCCAATAACATGACGGCCCTCCATGCAGCAATGCTCCACTGGCTCGGAGAAAAACGACGCCTGCTCATCGAATATGTTGTTATTCCGACAGTCAACGACCAGGCCGCACACGCAGAAGAAGTGGCTCATTATCTTTCTGACTTGCCTCGCACCACTATTAATGTCATCCCATATAACCCACGTCGGAACTCGCCATGGCCAGCATGCTCAGACCAGGCAGTTTCACAATTTGCGACTTGGCTCTCTGAACAAGGAAGCAAGGTCATGGTCAGGCGCCATCGAGGCCGGCAGCTCATGGCTGCGTGTGGCCAACTCGGCAACACACCCGCTACGGCGACTGCCC
- a CDS encoding BtpA/SgcQ family protein, which produces MADLHSSLSFLAQRRPALIGMVHVQALPGTPRHTKTIDQIINTAVQEATCLAEAGFDALMIENMHDLPYLLGQVGPEIVAGMTAVGQAIRSRIDLPLGVQVLAAANSASLAVAHTIGASFIRCEGFVFASVADEGIIEQAAAGPLLRTRKSLDAENVAILADIKKKHSAHALTSDISLTEMAHAAAFNGADGVIVTGTVTSIPPDPHEAAAAAKCERPVLIGSGLTTDNIESFAQVSDGLIIGSALKQDGHWDEALDPARVTAIAQAVQGCRTTK; this is translated from the coding sequence TTGGCTGATCTGCACTCCAGCCTGAGTTTTCTCGCTCAACGCCGACCAGCGTTGATTGGCATGGTTCATGTACAGGCCCTGCCCGGCACACCCCGACATACAAAGACGATTGATCAGATCATCAACACGGCTGTTCAAGAAGCAACTTGCCTCGCCGAAGCTGGGTTTGATGCCTTGATGATTGAAAACATGCACGATCTCCCCTACCTGCTTGGTCAAGTGGGACCCGAGATTGTCGCTGGCATGACCGCCGTCGGCCAAGCAATACGCAGCCGCATCGATCTTCCGCTTGGCGTACAAGTATTGGCTGCCGCCAATAGTGCTTCACTGGCCGTGGCCCACACGATTGGCGCCTCCTTCATACGGTGCGAAGGATTTGTCTTTGCATCAGTTGCTGATGAAGGCATCATTGAACAAGCTGCCGCAGGCCCATTGCTGCGAACAAGAAAATCACTTGACGCAGAGAACGTCGCGATCCTCGCTGACATCAAAAAGAAGCACAGCGCCCATGCACTGACCAGCGATATCTCACTGACTGAAATGGCTCATGCTGCCGCATTCAACGGCGCTGATGGCGTCATTGTGACAGGCACTGTGACCAGCATCCCACCCGATCCTCATGAGGCGGCCGCTGCGGCCAAATGCGAACGCCCAGTATTGATCGGCTCAGGGCTTACAACAGACAACATTGAGTCGTTTGCTCAAGTGAGCGACGGCCTCATCATTGGCTCAGCTCTCAAGCAAGACGGGCACTGGGACGAGGCGCTAGACCCCGCGCGCGTCACGGCGATTGCCCAAGCAGTGCAAGGCTGCCGGACGACGAAGTAA